A part of Geothrix oryzae genomic DNA contains:
- a CDS encoding serine/threonine-protein kinase encodes MISDASHFGSYRLISRLGEGAMGEVWKALDLRLEREVALKILKDADDLRRKALIGEAKLACQLNHPNIAHIYDAGEVEGTPYIAMELVVGRTLRALVGRPLEGEALQDLARQAAAALSHAHQKGIVHRDIKPENLLLTDEGQLKILDFGIARRGADDLPAGPTSHHMTLVEHTAPGYSQGTPAYMSPEQANGQPLTGQSDQFSLGVVLYELATAVHPFLRSSLVDTLYAVTRDEPRPLSEARPDLPRTLQDAIHRLMAKSPKDRFPNLQALVVGLSENIPTATVPHLSRPVALLRRPRRTWLLVSAGLVVVAAAGLGGWLLRSRDGSGLGEARRASRLDFTRGRRVVAILPMEQLQPDAEHAWLSNSFADAMAYGLVRRDDILVVDRLRVVEAMHQLGDTPGQAPRALGELGRQLKAELLVLGSYQVVGGQLRMGVRVVDVARGATRHQFQLDRPVTDLLKLEDELQQRLPQEMGLGSDPGSLRSQAKNPRTRELYTKALQVITDGNQDAVQLANSLLASAIEIEPDYAPARAEYAWTLAELGATRALSQGRFAEGQALLRQGKAAAEQAIALDPSASQAYRALGSILLRLGDLEGASRSALQAVRLDPADHKAYDVLADVFAGLEGEDNHQTARRYFEKSLALFPEGWQAHHRYGVLLQNDGDLLQALEHADRAIALRPSAEYAYVTAADALLWMGRAPEAEVRLKAGLREVPTSNVLRSLMAYTAWDRGDRASAEGYLRELENAWPPDHSNTVLLVAVKQAVEGDAAGARAQMEGYRQKLLASDLAAKKHNEKRVLSVNLYFMARMAARLGDPAGAKNLLDLADRLHAGKRRVAQQDPAFR; translated from the coding sequence TTGATCTCCGACGCCTCCCACTTCGGTTCCTACCGTCTGATCTCCCGGCTCGGGGAAGGCGCCATGGGCGAAGTCTGGAAGGCCCTCGACCTGCGGCTCGAGCGGGAGGTGGCGCTCAAGATCCTGAAGGATGCCGATGATCTCCGGCGCAAGGCGCTCATCGGAGAGGCGAAGCTGGCCTGCCAGCTCAATCACCCGAACATCGCCCACATCTACGACGCCGGCGAGGTGGAGGGGACGCCCTACATCGCCATGGAGCTGGTGGTGGGCCGCACGCTCCGCGCCCTGGTGGGCCGCCCGCTCGAAGGCGAGGCCCTGCAGGACCTGGCCCGCCAGGCCGCGGCGGCCCTCTCCCACGCGCACCAGAAGGGCATCGTCCATCGCGACATCAAGCCCGAGAACCTGCTGCTGACGGACGAAGGCCAGCTCAAGATCCTGGATTTCGGCATCGCCCGCCGGGGCGCCGACGACCTTCCCGCGGGGCCGACCTCCCACCACATGACCCTCGTCGAGCACACGGCGCCCGGCTACAGCCAGGGCACGCCCGCCTACATGAGCCCGGAGCAGGCCAATGGCCAGCCCCTCACGGGCCAGTCGGACCAGTTCAGCCTGGGCGTGGTGCTCTACGAGCTGGCGACGGCGGTCCACCCCTTCCTGCGGAGCAGCCTCGTGGACACGCTCTATGCGGTGACGCGCGACGAGCCGCGGCCCCTCTCGGAGGCGAGGCCGGACCTCCCGCGCACCCTCCAGGACGCCATCCACCGCCTGATGGCCAAGTCGCCCAAGGACCGGTTTCCGAACCTGCAGGCCCTGGTCGTGGGGCTGTCCGAGAACATCCCCACGGCCACGGTGCCCCATCTCAGCCGGCCGGTGGCGCTGCTCCGCCGGCCCCGGCGGACTTGGCTCCTCGTTTCCGCGGGTCTGGTCGTCGTGGCGGCGGCCGGGCTCGGCGGTTGGCTGCTCCGCAGCCGCGACGGCTCCGGGCTGGGGGAGGCCCGCCGGGCCTCGCGGCTGGACTTCACCCGGGGGCGCCGGGTGGTGGCCATCCTGCCCATGGAGCAGCTGCAGCCGGACGCCGAGCATGCCTGGCTGAGCAACAGCTTCGCGGATGCCATGGCCTACGGGCTGGTGCGGCGGGACGACATCCTGGTGGTGGACCGCCTGCGGGTGGTAGAGGCCATGCACCAGCTGGGCGACACCCCGGGGCAGGCCCCCCGGGCCCTCGGCGAATTGGGCCGCCAGCTCAAGGCGGAGCTGCTGGTCCTGGGCAGCTATCAGGTCGTGGGGGGGCAGCTCCGCATGGGCGTGCGCGTGGTGGATGTGGCGCGGGGGGCGACCCGGCACCAGTTCCAGCTGGACCGTCCCGTGACCGACCTCCTGAAGCTGGAGGACGAACTGCAGCAGCGGCTGCCCCAGGAGATGGGGCTGGGCAGCGACCCGGGCTCGCTTCGCTCCCAGGCCAAGAACCCCCGCACCCGGGAGCTCTACACCAAGGCCCTCCAGGTCATCACGGATGGCAACCAGGACGCGGTCCAGCTGGCGAACTCCCTGCTGGCCTCGGCCATCGAGATCGAGCCCGACTACGCTCCGGCCCGGGCGGAATACGCCTGGACCCTGGCGGAGCTGGGCGCGACCCGCGCCCTGAGCCAGGGGCGCTTCGCCGAGGGGCAGGCCCTGCTCCGCCAGGGCAAGGCCGCTGCCGAGCAGGCCATTGCCCTGGATCCCAGCGCCTCCCAGGCCTATCGGGCCCTGGGCTCCATCCTGCTGCGCCTGGGCGATCTGGAGGGCGCGAGCCGCTCCGCGCTCCAGGCCGTGCGGCTCGATCCCGCGGACCACAAGGCCTACGATGTGCTGGCGGATGTCTTCGCGGGTCTGGAAGGCGAGGACAACCACCAGACGGCCCGGCGCTACTTCGAGAAGTCCCTGGCGCTCTTCCCCGAGGGCTGGCAGGCCCACCACCGGTACGGCGTGCTGCTGCAGAATGACGGCGACCTCCTCCAGGCCCTCGAGCATGCGGACCGGGCCATCGCCCTGCGGCCCTCCGCCGAGTACGCCTATGTCACCGCCGCGGACGCGCTGCTCTGGATGGGGCGCGCACCGGAGGCCGAAGTCCGGCTGAAGGCCGGCCTGCGCGAGGTGCCGACTTCCAATGTGCTGCGCAGCCTCATGGCCTACACCGCCTGGGACCGCGGCGACCGCGCCTCCGCCGAAGGGTATCTCCGGGAGCTGGAGAACGCCTGGCCCCCGGACCACTCCAACACCGTGCTCCTGGTGGCGGTCAAGCAGGCCGTGGAAGGCGACGCGGCGGGCGCCCGGGCGCAGATGGAGGGCTACCGGCAGAAGCTGCTGGCCTCGGATCTCGCGGCGAAGAAGCACAACGAGAAGCGGGTGCTTTCCGTGAACCTCTACTTCATGGCCCGCATGGCCGCCCGGCTGGGGGATCCGGCGGGCGCCAAGAACCTGCTCGATCTGGCCGACCGCCTGCACGCGGGCAAGCGCCGCGTGGCCCAGCAGGATCCGGCCTTCCGGTAG
- a CDS encoding lysophospholipid acyltransferase family protein, giving the protein MANWRDTGFGGAVMAAWALATVPLTVLGILLAVPVLGRRRAFFTVGPMFARGMAWFCHIPYTLHGWERMPDAIREGRQSVIFMSNHESQMDPPILVAALPLPAVYIAKKELKYVPFIGWAGWAAGVIFIDRGDRERARRSIRDAAQQIRDGKNVVIFPEGTRSHTGQMLPFKKGGFALAQDAGVPIVPMATVGGHQVLPPGSMKIRPGRYTLLMGQPVHPADHPDRDSLVQEVRRRIEELVAQAHETAC; this is encoded by the coding sequence GTGGCCAACTGGCGGGACACGGGATTCGGCGGTGCCGTCATGGCGGCCTGGGCCCTGGCGACGGTCCCCCTGACCGTCCTGGGCATCCTGCTGGCCGTGCCCGTCCTCGGTCGGCGGCGGGCCTTCTTCACCGTCGGACCGATGTTCGCCCGGGGCATGGCCTGGTTCTGCCACATCCCCTACACCCTCCACGGCTGGGAGCGGATGCCGGATGCCATCCGCGAAGGCCGCCAGTCCGTGATCTTCATGTCGAACCACGAAAGCCAGATGGATCCCCCCATCCTGGTGGCCGCCCTCCCGCTTCCCGCCGTCTACATCGCCAAGAAGGAGCTGAAGTATGTGCCCTTCATCGGCTGGGCCGGGTGGGCCGCAGGGGTGATCTTCATCGACCGCGGCGACCGGGAGCGGGCCCGCCGCAGCATCCGCGATGCGGCCCAGCAGATCCGCGACGGCAAGAATGTGGTGATCTTTCCCGAGGGCACCCGCAGTCACACTGGCCAGATGCTGCCCTTCAAGAAGGGCGGCTTCGCCCTGGCCCAGGATGCGGGCGTGCCCATCGTGCCCATGGCCACCGTGGGGGGCCATCAGGTGCTCCCGCCGGGCAGCATGAAGATCCGGCCGGGCCGGTACACCCTCCTGATGGGCCAGCCCGTCCACCCGGCCGATCACCCGGATCGCGATTCCCTCGTGCAGGAGGTGCGCCGCCGCATCGAGGAGCTGGTGGCCCAGGCCCATGAGACGGCCTGCTAG
- the ric gene encoding iron-sulfur cluster repair di-iron protein, whose product MNTELDTKVGELVMARPETMRYFERLGIDYCCGGHRSLAEACQLAHQDPEEVLKGLATVEIPTAGVPSLRDWTDAPLGDLIQHIVATHHDYLREEMPRLEMLLEKVLRAHGERHPELERVGQLYRALVADLMPHMMKEEQILFPFIRQMEQGQTGSSCFGSVQSPIRVMEMEHEAVGALLTELRDLTGAYTTPADGCATFRALYDGLETLERDLHLHIYLENQILHPRATAMEAGVRV is encoded by the coding sequence ATGAACACGGAACTGGACACGAAGGTGGGCGAGCTGGTGATGGCGCGACCTGAAACCATGCGCTACTTCGAGCGCCTGGGCATCGACTACTGCTGCGGCGGCCACCGCAGCCTGGCGGAAGCCTGCCAGCTCGCCCACCAGGATCCCGAAGAAGTCCTGAAGGGCCTGGCCACCGTGGAGATCCCCACCGCGGGCGTCCCCTCGCTCCGCGACTGGACCGACGCCCCGCTCGGAGACCTCATCCAGCACATCGTGGCCACCCACCACGACTACCTCCGCGAGGAGATGCCCCGCCTCGAGATGCTCCTCGAGAAGGTCCTCCGGGCCCACGGCGAGCGGCATCCCGAACTGGAGCGCGTGGGCCAGCTCTACCGGGCCCTGGTGGCCGACCTCATGCCGCACATGATGAAGGAAGAGCAGATTCTCTTCCCCTTCATCCGGCAGATGGAACAGGGACAGACGGGTTCCTCCTGCTTCGGCTCGGTGCAGAGCCCCATCCGCGTCATGGAAATGGAACACGAGGCCGTCGGGGCTCTGCTGACAGAGCTTCGGGACCTCACCGGCGCCTACACCACGCCGGCGGACGGCTGCGCTACCTTCCGGGCCCTCTACGACGGCCTGGAGACCCTGGAGCGCGACCTGCACCTGCACATCTACCTGGAAAACCAGATTCTCCACCCCCGTGCCACGGCGATGGAGGCGGGTGTCCGCGTCTGA